The DNA segment TAATAAAAActaaagattaaattataataaaagcgAAAGGCTAGAAATGATTAAAATTATAGCAGCGAGACTAAATccactaaaataatacataatacaaGGACCTTAGATGGAATTTgaccatattttttttttaagaagaaaAATATTGTAGTATAAGAAAGGAGCTCGAAAATAGAGTCgcaaataaagataaaagtataATGAAAATCTTGTATTAAGATCAGATAGCATTTTGTTCTCTctattaaaaaattagtaaattaatctctatacattagattaaaaagtaaattgataatttcctttaaaaattCATCTTTTTGCACGATTAAAAATTGAGGTGACTGATAGAATAACTAAACAGTGACACATGACGTACTATGTATATCTCATGTTGACGTACAAGaactaatttttaacagtaaaaatgtatgaaatttttaataaaaacactaaattactttttaatctaatataGAAGTATCGATTTGCCTATTTTTGTTTAATATAAGAGTCAAAATGCAAACAGAGCTCTATGATTCTTTTACTGAAATTCGAACTCACTTCTTAAAAGTGAGTGCTTGAACCAAATAGCCTAAACCTGGTTCAGCTTATTTGGCAATAATGCTCGAGATTGCAGAATCAACCCATCACTGTCACAAATTTTTCGAACTGAACCGAACCGAGCCGAGGCTTTCTAGAGTGGCCACTCCCTAGGGGCTAAAATATGCAATAAAAAAAAGTTCATAACCAAAGATGTATGGCAATAGCAAAGTTACAAGTTTTCATTATAAGATGAAATCTGTATTTTGACCAAATTTGTGATTTACATTCAATTGTATACAATGGGAATTAATTCCCCTAAATGAAAAATCTAAAAGCTTAAACTGATATGCTGACCGGTCTGATACCGAACGACTGGATGCCAACGATGACTTTGTTGCATCGAGGCTCGAGGAAAGAATCGAGGTCTATTGATGCCTATATGTGCATTGAAAACCTGACACACCCCTATATAATAGCACAGTGATGactgacgagtaagttcgtatacaCCCGAATTCCGAAGGAGAAGCCGCTTGAGAAACCGGCGACAATAGTGATACTAAAACATATTTACATGAAAGAACCATGGAACTACAAAGGATATTACCAGACATGCCATGAGGAAGTTACAGAACGGTTGTCCACGCCAACATCCCGTACCCTGATCGGATGAAATAAAATCGACCCCACTTGTAGATCCTTGTTCATGCCGATCTTCGATAAATCTGTTATCTCGAACCCCAGTGATATTCTCTGCTGTTTGACCACATATTTCGCACATTCTGCGGAGTAAAAATAAGGTACGATTAGAGGTGAATTGCATACATGTTCTGCTTTCGAGCTAGTCTGTAAATATTGAATGCTACAAGAAATCTGCAATACAGTAAAGCGTCTcttcacgcatatatatatatgtatgtatatagcGATTGTCATTTGCAGAGCTAGTTTAAGAGTGCAACTCTTAAACCGATTCTATCACTTGGACGATAACAACTAACTCCACGATATGATCATATGCAAAAGAACAGATAACAGATGGAGAACAAAGCATAATTAAGCAACAATCATAATACATATTTTCGCAGTAAAGGTATCATGGAAGCCCCTGTACTAGGAGTCCGATTGTATTTTtctccttttattaaaaaattggacaaattagtccttgtacgttagatcaaagagaaaACTAATCCTTTATGTTAAAAATTGGTGTAACTAATGGAATAACTAGACAGTTACACGTGGCATATTATATATACATCATGCTGACATACAGGGACCAATCTTTAACATTAAAAATAGATGAAAGTTTTAATAAAAAgaccagtttgctctttaatATAGCTTACAAGGATTAATTTGCTTTTTTTTAGCAGAAAGAGCAAAATGCAATTCGATTCATAGTACAAGagtctccatgatacttttaccatacTTTCCCCTACAAGAAATCCACAATACAATCCCAATTCCATCACTTAGACGTAGATTTAAGAACCGATATGATTAGAGGTGAACTGCATACATGTTCTGCTTTCGACTTTCGAGTTATTCCGTAAGTATTGAATGTTCGTTAATGCTGCAAGCAATCCACAATACAGCAATACATCacttcatgcatatatacatatatatatatatcggaaTGCCATTCACGGAGCCAATTCTATCACATAGACGATTACAATTCATTCCACAATACGAAAAAACAATGCAAACTACAACTTCATATGCTAAAGAACCGAAAACAGAACATCACAATGCATATTTTCCTCTATGAGAAAGAACGATACCTGTTTCCTTTTAGCTTAAACCAAGCCTCAGCGCAATGACTATGCACAATCCCGAGCTCGTCTTTGCACCCGCAACCGAGTTGAATTAGATCAGTAACAGCTGCAGTAGTTGATATACTATCATTAGATTCAAGCAATTGCTCCGAGTTCAAATGGCAAATCCGACAAACTCTTTCCCCGTCATAACTATCCTTAAACCATCTCGTACCACCGGTACTTCCGTTTATATCGATGACACACGAGCCATCTCTTTCAGGAACCTTTCCAACCGGCATTTCTGCTAATACACCATTACTTTCAACCATGACAATGGTCTCAACCACACATTCATCACCGACTTGACTGAGTCTTTCATCGATGACTCTAGTCTCGATTGTTTCAATCGATCCCTCACTCGATACCACACCATTGTTTACATTTCCTTCGACTAAACTACTCGAATTCTTGATACTCTGACCATTTTGACTCGAAACTGAACCGATTCCACTCACATAACTAATCTCCACATGTTTACATGATCCAAATTCATCATTTTGTAATCTCAAACCAGCATTTTCAtcagaatttttcacaaaaacaGCCCCGTTAATCGAATTCGAGTCAAATTGACTCGAATTCTTACTAATTTCTACCCTATCACACCTTTCCTCTTGATCCATTAATCTCAAATCAATTAACTcagaatttaaaaaaagaaaaaactataaattatcaaaatctaCAACAATAAACATACATATGAGCAATCAAATAATGGAAAATAGCTAACATTTTCTCCATTTTAAGACACCCAAATCCAGAAATTCATCATTTTTTATgctcataaaaatctaaaaatcaataatcacaacaaaaaaaaaaattcaacactaATAACAGTGATTAAGAGCTAATTAAGACTCTTAAAAGCAATAAAAACCAGAACCCATTGTTTGACTTGCAAAACAAACCCAGAATCAGATCCTTTACTTActccatttaatcacttaaactccaagcaattaaataaataagcaaaaaTGCATAATAAACGAAATTTAAAAGGGAAATTTCATAGCAAAATTGGGTTTATCCTCCATTGAAATACtgtgaaattttatatatatatcaaaaaaaatccaagaaagtAAGTTAGAAAAGGAtcttggaaaattaaaaaaaaggggggcTTGAGTGAAAAAAACGTAAATAATGACTAGAACtagtaaaaaaataatgatgAAGATGATCTTGAATAAAAAACAGGTTTCTGAATTTGAATGGGTATAAAGAGGGAAGTCTTTGTAAAGGTATTGCTTTTTTATTAggtatattaataaatttagtccctaatttttattaattttgtcgTTTTGGTTCTAATTCATTTTTTATCACTTTGGCCCTccatctttaaaatttagtcaaattgCTTTGTTGGCGTGGTAGCCACCATGACCAATTTATGTGTACTTCATAGCTAATatgaacaatttttaaaaattttgaacttttttgaatttttaatatatttaaaaaaaatttatgaagtaTATATGTGAATGGTCGTGTGAGTTGTCACGTCAATACTGTTAAAAATTTAACAGTGTAGTTAACTTTCCCATCTAGAAAAAGCAATTTGACTGAAATTTAAAAGTTGAGGGTTAAAGTGATAAAACAAAAGGAATTAGTATCTAATGACAAAAGAGATAAATGTTgggggttaatttttttaaaaattataaatttagcccCTAATATTTACTCATTTTGTCACTGTGGCTCtattttttagatattttggccctgaacttttaaattttagtcaatttacttttttaaaacgaaaaagttgtttaaaatgttattttaataatattaacgtGGCAACTTATGTAGCAATTTATATGTACTTCGTACAGTTCAaccaacatttttttattaaaaaaaaagcaattgaTGGCCAAGATGATAGAAAAAGCTAGGACCAAAGTGACCAAAAAATAAAActctaaggactaaatttataatTACTTTTAATACAATTAAATAACGCCTTAGGGTAATATTAATGAGTGATGACTTAAAGTAATGGAATTTGACTTTATTCTATAAATTTATTGAGTTAATCAGTTTTTTATACAATATCGTTATAGATTctgattatatgtttttttatacaatatctaaaattATCTATAGCCTCCTTTCAAtccataaataagaagataatacaCTTTAATGCACTCGAATCCACGTCCTTTTATATTGcaaatcgagttaagactcgatcgacattaaattaattaattaattctcttgatttttaaattaaaatatgaaaaccataatttatattaaaagaaccaaattaataattttttaataaatttttttattgggaGGATATtgcataaatatatacatacatacatacatacatatatggtatACCTACATTGTTATCATCATTAGcagataatattatatatatatataatatgttagaTAACACATTTCAATCATTGAAGtggaaatatttaatttttttttgggattttttttattttctttattcaaaaCTCAAATTAGCTGGTTTATATTCCAAAATATAgtgttattattaaattaatgggTGTTGTTGAAAcgtaaccaaaaaataaaaataaaaaacagtttAGGGTTAATACACTTTTTAGTACctaaatttgattttaatgttcaattcGATACTTGAGTTATTTTTCAGTATTAACTAAGCACTTGAGTTTGcctttaatgtttaatttgatcACGGACGACACCAAGGGAGTAGGTAGGGGTCTTCCCACCCCCTTCAAATGGTGAAATTTCTTTTTAGTCTCtttttataatgattaaattacattttgaccacCTAAGATGGTAAAATTCTACTTTGACTTCccttgaaaaatataattttaacctTGGCTCcccctaaaataaatttctagcTTCGTCCTTGAATTTAATAATTGATCTCTATTgttttcaatgttcaatttgataatttaGCTTTATCATTGTCTCGATTAAATacccatatttttttattagagtACACATGTCAAACATTCATTAGACCACATGATGTCGTTTAATCAATTGCTAAATTGAATATCGAAATCAAATCCATGTACCAAATGGTATATTAACCCTTTAATTTACCCCTAGTCATTGTGGTATATCAAATCCATGTACCAAATAAAAGACTTTTTTTTCTACTGAAACAAACAAGAAGAACATTGAAAACATTAGAAAAACAACTGGTAATGATAAAAACAGAGGTTCCCACTGCTTTTGAGTTTCGGCTAAGGCTGTTTATTTTTTCATTGGTAAGCCCAATTTGAACGAAAaagatgacaaatgtatggttacTTACATATATGGCCAACCACATAGAGTTATGTTGAATATTCTAAaagtaataattattatattttatttattaattaaaatatagcgTAAACTACACGTAAGGTCAGCAAActattacttttcttttttaagtCTGGCTAACGAGCTTCGAGCGATTATTCAACGATATATATAGTGAAACAATATCTATCTATGAATAAACGGAATTATCTCATATCTAAGCTGATCTAATGATCGATATCGAAATTCGGAGAAGAAAGTTGTTCGAATTTGATTCACAGATTCGTGATATCCAAAActgttttttgaaaaaaaacaaaagaaactaaATTGTAGAATAGGAGGAAAAGTTTACTCTTTCAATTGGTGCCAAAGAcgagaacaaagaaaatcatatAATAATGATTATAACAATCTAAtagcttaaatgaaaacttttagatagtttaattatcatttttgtCATTCTTGTAAGTTTTAGAAATTAAATGTCCAAtacgtaaatttactaatagtctAATAACATTGAAAGTTTTTaccataaaatatattatttcggATTATTtgaacaaatttaattaatttttaatttattttctaaaataatcttTTAATCCATAAAACTATTTGAATCGAATTGTCTTTGTCCAATGACAAACAACTTATGGACAAAATTGAAGCCGCCACTACAGTGGATCCTATAAAATCACCATCAATATGGGAAGTGTAAGGTTTCGGTCcgatttcaaatatatattactgtttgtatatgtataaaacattaaatattatatatttttataatcaaaattattttatttatgtaatttaaattttgtttaagttGAATCATTTAGCTCATGGCAAGGTCTACTCATAATTTCACACGCCAATCGAAGAGAGATTTTTAAGGTTATTGGTCATTCCCATTATTTAGTACAAAATTtcttaaaaagatgaaaatttgataatttaactAAAGTCTTGATTAGTAGTATCTCAAACTATTTAAGTAATTAATCTTTTGTATTCCAAAATtcattaaagaaataaatactgatcacaaattttaaaactattcCATGTCCTTCACATTccaaaatctattaaaaaaataaatattgatcacaagttttaaaactaaaaactatTTCGTGCCCTGTGTGTACAGTCTTGGCTTGGAATTCATTGTGCCATCATTATTAATCCATGAGTGAGTATAGTCCAAGCAAAACTCCATGGAAAAAAACAATGGAAGGTTCAACTTATTGGAAGATATATTCTTTGAACACTAGCCATAAACTAAAAAATGGAGTTTGAGTGAATCGAAAAcaaatgatactaagtttatagCATTGAAGTGAGCATCGACTCCGTAAGAATCCTACTATTCAACACGTTAAAAGAATCGGACTGAACTGTTTAAGAATTGATATACAATTCTAAACGAGTTGAGTAAGTTTTTGACCGAGTCAATTTTCGAGTGTTAATTGTGAACTATcttcaatattaattatatattgagTGATTAACAGTCTACAAAGGGTGGTTACATATCCAATTAAATGCCAGCTTGGTTGGCATAGATGCTGTTGAAAACTTTGAAAGATAATGACCAAATTTGAATTATCAATGCCGATAGCAATACTCAATTTGAATAACAAACAAGTTTGAATTTTTAGATGGATTTAATCTAAAAAATGCAGCTATCTAACCTCGTTAATAGCGGAATTCGGCTATGGGCCATGATTGCATCCATGATTCCAAGCCAATCCCTATCTAAGCTTGTATCATCATATTTTAACAGAATTCAAATTTAGATATTAAACCGAAAAGAGTTTAAAAATTTCAGGATTAAACCACGGTTTGTTTTTGAACGGGACTGAAATTTTATATGGTTACTATGTTTCGAATTGTTTGATTTGGATGAGAGTTTTCAGCCGTTCAGATCTTACCATTTGATTACTGATAAGAAAGGGAGGGCTGGATGCAATCTTCCAGTTATGCCctgaaaatatttataaagaaacaTTGTAAGCAATTTAAAAGTGGGTCAAAGGAAAAGGGAcctatcaaaaaaaaaaatcaattagttAGGAAACAATAAAGCACCGAACATGTTTTAAGGGCCGAAAAAGAAAAAACGTAATTATTAACAGCATGGGACCTTCCTAAAAGTTTTTTAGCCAAGGGTATCTTCTTTTTGACCAAACAAATAATAATCAATACATGTACCCTTTATATCATTACATCTTCTCATGCCATGTCTAAATATTTGACAATCCACCAAAACTGTCCCCCGACCAATAATAGCTAACAGCCATGTGATCGGTCGGACTATTAATGTTAGTAAACTATGGTTCCCGAAAGGATTCTGCTTATGGTTAAAATGATAAACAAAAgataaactcaaattaaaaactaaaatttgttCACATAACGGCTAAACATTTCGAAATGGTAAAATAAGTTCAAATGTGCTCAAATAAAAGGTCAAAAATATCATGAATGTCTCTATACTAGTAATTAAATTGCACTTTGTCGTctttgttcaaaaaataaaaaaattatctttatacgttaaatcaaaaaataaattgattatttctgttaaaaatttcatccatttgtacgGTTTAAAACTGGTTTAACTGATAGAATAACCAAACAATGACACGTACCTCGTGCTGATGTACatggaccaatttttaatagcaaaaatgaataaatttttttaacaaaagaacTAGTTTACtatttgatttaatgtacaaagactaatttgtccattttttagtAAAGGGAGAAATGTAATCCAACTACTATATAAGagccttcatggtacttttacccaaATAAAGCCTATCCACACACTTAAACCAGTTTGTAGTAAAAAATTAagggaaaataagaaaaaatagaaaCATCATTTGAAAACCGGCATACGATATCTGAAAGCCCTTATTTGAGCACATTCGAAAATGTTTGACCCTTATTTGACCATTTCAAAAACGTTAACCCTTATGCGAACAACTCCTAAAAAGTTCGACCTCAATTTAGGTGTTTAGTCAAAGATAAACCTGAAACTTATCCAAAAGAATCTACCATATAGTACCTTTTTCCTTCAGCAGTCATGTTCCCATCCGAACACACGTAAATGACCCCAGTATTCCACCTTGGGCCAGCATGTGAGGCTGCAGTGACGATGAACATTGGCTCCGTGATATCACTTTGCTGTGACTATCGAAACAGAATGAGACTTGAttatgaagatgacataaaaGCAACAATGGTAGAAAAAGAGTAATAACATTACTTGGAACAAATAGTAACAACAATTGTCTGCAATTTTAGTCAGCCACCAGAATTAACTTAAAACAAAGAACAGATGAAAGTAACCAAACCGAAAAGCCATCCCCTTTTAGCTTTGGGTACATTTCCTAACCACAAATAGACTTCTTAACTTTTCCTCGACTAGCAGCTTTCCGGTTCATCCATCTTACTTTTTAGTATCTAACATGTTACATGTACACaactaaaaaaaaaagcattttgACAAAAAGTAGACTCATAGAATACAAGAGCAAGAGAGACATCATTGACATATATGGATCGAGAGAAGGCAGCCACCACACTACCAAAGGCTGTATGTGTTATGGAAGCGTACAAAATGATGCCGGATAGGCCTCAAATCAACCGATGATAATCCAAAGATAGTAATTCTTTTTGTGTCACGCATCAAACTACAGACATCGAATTTGAAAACGGTTTTGAAGTCTCATGTCCCAGGCGGATGCATGAAATGTTGAAGTCCTATTTGCCGTTTCACGTGATCAGGAATCAACTTATTTATGAGCTCCGGTGAAGCCCCAGATAACTGTAACCAAAAGAATGCAAATGAATAACTGAGAAAACAATCCCATCTAAAAGATTCAATGAAGATTTAGTTAAGAAACATACTTCCTGTTTAAAGTTGAATAGGGGTGGTAAAGGTCGCCCATTTGGTAGGCGAGCGTTAGGTTCTCGAAGCTCATCAAAGAAGGGATGTGCAC comes from the Gossypium hirsutum isolate 1008001.06 chromosome A06, Gossypium_hirsutum_v2.1, whole genome shotgun sequence genome and includes:
- the LOC107961072 gene encoding uncharacterized protein isoform X1, producing the protein MDQEERCDRVEISKNSSQFDSNSINGAVFVKNSDENAGLRLQNDEFGSCKHVEISYVSGIGSVSSQNGQSIKNSSSLVEGNVNNGVVSSEGSIETIETRVIDERLSQVGDECVVETIVMVESNGVLAEMPVGKVPERDGSCVIDINGSTGGTRWFKDSYDGERVCRICHLNSEQLLESNDSISTTAAVTDLIQLGCGCKDELGIVHSHCAEAWFKLKGNRMCEICGQTAENITGVRDNRFIEDRHEQGSTSGVDFISSDQGTGCWRGQPFCNFLMACLVISFVVPWFFHVNMF
- the LOC107961072 gene encoding uncharacterized protein isoform X2 → MDQEERCDRVEISKNSSQFDSNSINGAVFVKNSDENAGLRLQNDEFGSCKHVEISYVSGIGSVSSQNGQSIKNSSSLVEGNVNNGVVSSEGSIETIETRVIDERLSQVGDECVVETIVMVESNGVLAEMPVGKVPERDGSCVIDINGSTGGTRWFKDSYDGERVCRICHLNSEQLLESNDSISTTAAVTDLIQLGCGCKDELGIVHSHCAEAWFKLKGNRMCEICGQTAENITGVRDNRFIEDRHEQGSTSGVDFISSDQGTGCWRGQPFCNFLMACLGCVRFSMHI